Proteins from one Arthrobacter sp. DNA4 genomic window:
- a CDS encoding NAD(P)/FAD-dependent oxidoreductase, with protein MAQHNSAMEQDLDVVIVGAGFAGLTAARELTRQGLKVRIVEARDRIGGRTWLDHRLGRDLEIGGTWVHWTQPYIWAELKRYGIGTVASPEPQRAFWWADGGRREGAPGTLLDLIGRHNGEFTKESRTYFPEPFRPLATDAFKDIDHISVQDRIREQFPAGNARDILESFWTLNFNGPLEDAALTQALRWVALTNGDWAVNFEACATYKIQGGTAALAEAILEDSRAAVDFGFAVEGMTDDGGSVTLRSADGRTISARAAIVTVPLPVLGTIDFQPPLPPAKDEGARSGQVSRGVKVWIRMRGEHAPFVALGQADWPLNFFQAEYMLDGDTIVVGFGPDATKIDASDAAAVQDQLTRLVPGVDVLDVATHDWVADPLAGETWPMHRTGFLGNHLAAMQSGHGNVFFAGSDIANGWGGFIDGAIESGMEAALAAASRPGPRSARPAAQEPVPQNPALR; from the coding sequence ATGGCACAGCACAACAGCGCCATGGAGCAGGACCTGGACGTTGTCATCGTGGGTGCCGGGTTTGCCGGCCTCACCGCCGCCCGCGAACTCACCCGTCAGGGCCTGAAGGTGCGGATCGTCGAAGCGCGGGACCGCATCGGCGGCCGGACCTGGCTGGACCACCGGCTGGGCCGCGACCTGGAAATCGGCGGCACGTGGGTCCACTGGACCCAGCCGTACATTTGGGCGGAGTTGAAGCGGTACGGCATCGGAACCGTAGCGAGTCCGGAGCCCCAGCGGGCTTTCTGGTGGGCCGACGGCGGCCGCCGGGAAGGTGCCCCCGGTACCTTGCTTGACCTGATAGGCCGCCACAACGGCGAATTCACCAAGGAGTCCCGGACCTACTTCCCTGAACCGTTCAGGCCGCTGGCTACGGATGCCTTCAAGGACATCGACCACATCTCGGTGCAGGACCGGATCCGGGAGCAGTTTCCCGCCGGCAACGCCCGGGACATCCTCGAATCCTTCTGGACCCTGAACTTCAACGGCCCCTTGGAGGACGCGGCACTGACCCAGGCCCTCCGTTGGGTGGCCTTGACCAACGGTGACTGGGCCGTCAACTTCGAAGCCTGCGCCACGTACAAGATCCAGGGCGGAACCGCCGCTCTGGCCGAGGCCATCCTTGAGGACTCCCGTGCCGCCGTCGACTTTGGTTTCGCCGTGGAGGGCATGACGGACGACGGCGGGAGTGTCACCCTGCGGAGCGCGGACGGCCGGACCATCAGCGCCAGGGCCGCCATTGTCACGGTCCCCCTTCCCGTCCTGGGAACCATCGACTTCCAGCCGCCGCTGCCGCCGGCCAAAGACGAAGGCGCGCGGTCGGGGCAGGTGTCCAGGGGCGTCAAGGTGTGGATCCGGATGCGGGGAGAACATGCCCCCTTCGTGGCGCTGGGACAAGCGGACTGGCCCCTGAACTTCTTCCAGGCTGAGTACATGCTCGACGGCGACACAATCGTCGTCGGCTTCGGCCCCGATGCAACAAAAATTGACGCGTCAGACGCAGCGGCAGTCCAGGATCAGCTGACCCGGCTGGTGCCCGGCGTCGACGTGCTGGACGTTGCAACCCACGACTGGGTGGCGGACCCGCTGGCGGGGGAGACCTGGCCGATGCACCGGACGGGTTTCCTCGGCAACCACCTCGCCGCGATGCAGTCCGGGCACGGCAATGTGTTTTTTGCCGGGTCAGACATTGCCAACGGCTGGGGCGGCTTCATCGACGGCGCCATTGAGAGCGGCATGGAAGCGGCGCTGGCCGCCGCGTCGCGGCCCGGCCCCCGCTCCGCCCGTCCGGCCGCCCAGGAACCAGTGCCGCAAAATCCTGCACTGCGCTGA
- a CDS encoding cupin domain-containing protein, which yields MTTTPSFTTSASLDPGRNEPFELGQVQWVRRFGEGDRPGLACGYWHVNPAEAPEPFNLVMEADEAIHIIEGHLRIEVEGGGTYDLTAGGAASFNKGARTRWAVLAPTVEFFVYS from the coding sequence ATGACCACCACCCCTTCCTTCACCACGTCCGCTTCCCTTGACCCCGGCAGGAATGAGCCCTTCGAGCTCGGCCAGGTGCAGTGGGTCCGCCGCTTCGGCGAAGGAGACAGGCCTGGGCTGGCCTGCGGCTACTGGCACGTCAATCCCGCAGAAGCCCCCGAACCCTTCAATCTCGTCATGGAAGCCGACGAGGCCATCCACATCATCGAAGGCCACCTCCGGATCGAGGTGGAGGGCGGCGGCACCTATGACCTCACCGCCGGTGGCGCCGCCTCCTTCAATAAGGGCGCCCGCACGAGGTGGGCCGTGCTGGCCCCCACCGTCGAATTCTTCGTCTACTCATAG
- a CDS encoding sarcosine oxidase subunit gamma, producing the protein MAETAASPTSAKTNAEKNLAARVSPARQLAEEFAAGSLAGTVEIAEVPFLTMVGLRALAGSAAAERLAGVTGGLPAGSGAVAGSGDVSVLWLGPAEFLVVAPTEAHESLGGDLIPALRDALGGDAGQVVDLSANRTTFELTGPRARAVLEKGCSLDLHPRVFKAGTAFSTEIANIPAILWKTGDESFRIFPRASFAEFLGRWLLDAMREYASPEVP; encoded by the coding sequence ATGGCTGAAACAGCAGCATCCCCGACCTCCGCTAAGACCAACGCCGAGAAGAACCTCGCCGCCCGCGTCAGCCCGGCGCGTCAGCTGGCGGAAGAATTCGCGGCCGGCTCCCTGGCAGGCACCGTTGAAATCGCCGAGGTGCCCTTCCTGACCATGGTGGGCCTCCGGGCCCTCGCAGGATCCGCCGCGGCGGAGCGCCTGGCCGGTGTCACCGGCGGACTCCCCGCCGGCTCAGGCGCCGTGGCAGGCAGCGGCGACGTGTCCGTCCTGTGGCTCGGCCCCGCCGAGTTCCTGGTGGTTGCACCTACCGAGGCGCACGAATCCCTGGGAGGGGACCTCATCCCCGCGCTCCGGGACGCGCTGGGCGGCGACGCGGGCCAGGTGGTGGACCTGTCCGCCAACCGGACCACGTTCGAACTGACGGGCCCCCGGGCGCGCGCCGTCCTGGAAAAGGGCTGCTCGCTGGACCTGCACCCGCGGGTCTTCAAGGCCGGCACCGCCTTCTCCACGGAAATCGCGAACATCCCTGCCATCCTGTGGAAGACCGGTGACGAGTCCTTCCGGATCTTCCCCCGCGCTTCCTTCGCCGAGTTCCTGGGCCGGTGGCTGCTGGACGCCATGCGGGAGTACGCCTCGCCAGAGGTCCCCTGA
- a CDS encoding 2Fe-2S iron-sulfur cluster-binding protein — protein sequence MTSQNARLATGGRIDRTISWRFTVDGEEFTGHPGDTLASALLANGRIAAGNSLYEDRPRGIMSAGVEEANALVRVEARFPGHVAESMLPATTVSLVDGLQATLLNGLGKLDPEDDRAEYDKKYVHTDVLVIGGGPAGLAAAREAVRTGARVMLLDDQPELGGSLLSGSTARGLAETIEGKPALEWVADVEAELVSGAESTVLNRTTAFGAYDANYVIAVQNRTDHLTSPAAPGVSRQRIWHIRASQVVVAPGAHERPLVFENNDRPGIMLASAVRSYLNRYGVAAGKRVVISTTNDSAYAVAADLAAAGVKVAAVVDARPALTAAATAAVESGIRVLIGSAVANTSAGADGRLDGVTVRSINDDGELTSGVEQIAADLLAVSGGWSPLVHLHSQRQGKLRWDEELAAFVPSTEVPAQQTIGDGRGSFATEDCVAEGISAGAKAAIAAGFESAVEPSVFGDPKASAPTRQLWLVPGENGTPDDWHHHFVDFQRDQSVADVLRSTGAGMRSVEHIKRYTSISTANDQGKTSGVNAIGVIAAALRTAGEASRGIGDIGTTTYRAPFTPVAFAALAGRQRGELFDPARVTSIHPWHVAKGALFEDVGQWKRPWYYPQAGEDMDAAVLRECAAVRESVGFMDATTLGKIEIRGKDAGEFLNRMYTNAFKKLSPGSARYGVMCTPDGMIFDDGVTLRVDDETYFMTTTTGGAAKVLDWLEEWLQTEWPELDVQCTSVTEQWSTIAVVGPKSREVIAKVAPELAANGGLDAEAFPFMTFRETTLASGVRARICRISFSGELAYEINVPAWYGLNTWESVAAAGAEFNITPYGTETMHVLRAEKGYPIVGQDTDGTVTPQDAGMEWIVSKAKDFIGKRSYTRSDAQREDRKHLVSVLPVDGTLRLPEGTQLVEKGRSTNPAYGPVPMEGFVTSSYHSAALGRSFGLALIKNGRNRIGETLVAAAGDQLVDVVVAETVLFDSEGTRKDG from the coding sequence CTCCCCGCCACCACCGTTTCCCTGGTGGACGGACTCCAGGCCACCCTGCTCAACGGCCTGGGCAAGCTGGACCCGGAGGACGACCGCGCCGAGTACGACAAGAAGTACGTCCACACCGACGTCCTGGTCATCGGCGGCGGCCCCGCCGGGCTCGCCGCAGCCCGCGAGGCTGTCCGCACCGGCGCCAGGGTCATGCTGCTCGATGACCAGCCCGAACTCGGCGGCTCGCTGCTCTCCGGTTCCACGGCTCGGGGCCTTGCCGAGACCATCGAAGGAAAGCCCGCCCTGGAATGGGTGGCCGACGTCGAAGCCGAGCTGGTATCCGGCGCCGAGTCCACGGTCCTGAACCGCACCACCGCGTTCGGCGCCTACGACGCGAACTACGTCATCGCCGTCCAGAACCGCACCGACCACCTCACGAGCCCCGCCGCCCCCGGTGTCTCCCGCCAGCGGATTTGGCACATCCGTGCCAGCCAGGTGGTCGTCGCCCCGGGCGCCCATGAACGCCCCCTGGTGTTCGAGAACAACGACCGCCCCGGCATCATGCTCGCCTCCGCCGTGCGCAGCTACCTGAACCGCTACGGCGTGGCCGCCGGCAAGCGGGTGGTCATCAGCACCACCAATGACAGCGCCTACGCCGTCGCGGCCGACCTCGCCGCCGCCGGCGTCAAGGTCGCCGCCGTGGTGGACGCCCGTCCGGCCCTGACCGCAGCGGCGACTGCCGCCGTCGAATCCGGGATCCGGGTGCTGATCGGCAGCGCGGTGGCCAACACCTCCGCCGGCGCCGACGGCCGCTTGGACGGCGTGACCGTCCGCAGCATCAACGACGACGGCGAGCTCACCTCCGGCGTCGAGCAGATCGCAGCAGACCTGCTGGCTGTGTCCGGCGGCTGGAGCCCGCTGGTCCACCTGCACTCCCAGCGCCAGGGCAAGCTGCGCTGGGACGAGGAGCTGGCAGCCTTCGTGCCCAGCACCGAGGTCCCCGCCCAGCAGACCATTGGCGACGGCCGCGGCTCCTTCGCCACCGAAGACTGCGTCGCGGAGGGCATCTCCGCCGGCGCGAAGGCGGCCATCGCCGCAGGCTTCGAATCCGCCGTCGAACCCTCCGTGTTCGGCGACCCGAAGGCCTCCGCCCCCACCCGCCAGCTGTGGCTGGTGCCGGGCGAGAACGGCACCCCGGACGACTGGCACCACCACTTCGTGGACTTCCAGCGCGACCAGTCCGTGGCGGACGTCCTCCGCTCCACCGGAGCCGGCATGCGCTCCGTGGAACACATCAAGCGGTACACCTCCATCAGCACCGCCAACGACCAGGGCAAGACCTCCGGCGTCAACGCCATCGGCGTCATCGCCGCGGCCCTGCGCACCGCCGGCGAAGCCTCCCGCGGCATCGGCGACATCGGCACCACCACCTACCGCGCCCCCTTCACCCCGGTGGCCTTCGCGGCACTGGCCGGACGCCAGCGCGGGGAACTGTTCGACCCCGCCCGCGTCACATCGATCCACCCTTGGCACGTGGCCAAGGGCGCGCTGTTCGAGGACGTTGGACAGTGGAAGCGGCCCTGGTACTACCCGCAGGCCGGGGAGGACATGGATGCTGCCGTGCTGCGCGAATGCGCCGCCGTCCGCGAATCCGTGGGCTTCATGGACGCCACCACGCTGGGCAAGATCGAAATCCGCGGCAAGGACGCGGGGGAGTTCCTGAACCGGATGTACACCAACGCGTTCAAGAAGCTCTCCCCGGGTTCGGCACGCTACGGCGTCATGTGCACCCCGGACGGAATGATCTTCGACGACGGCGTGACCCTCCGCGTCGACGACGAGACCTACTTCATGACCACCACCACCGGCGGTGCCGCCAAGGTGCTGGACTGGCTGGAGGAATGGCTGCAGACCGAGTGGCCGGAACTGGACGTGCAGTGCACCTCCGTGACGGAACAGTGGAGCACCATCGCCGTCGTCGGGCCCAAGTCCCGTGAGGTCATCGCCAAGGTGGCACCCGAACTGGCTGCCAACGGCGGCCTGGACGCGGAAGCCTTCCCGTTCATGACCTTCCGTGAAACCACCCTCGCCTCCGGCGTACGCGCCCGGATCTGCAGGATCTCGTTCTCCGGTGAACTTGCCTACGAGATCAATGTGCCGGCCTGGTACGGGCTGAATACGTGGGAATCCGTTGCTGCCGCCGGGGCCGAGTTCAACATCACCCCCTACGGCACGGAAACCATGCACGTGCTGCGCGCCGAAAAGGGCTACCCGATCGTCGGGCAGGACACCGACGGCACCGTCACCCCACAGGACGCCGGCATGGAATGGATCGTCTCCAAGGCCAAGGACTTCATCGGCAAGCGCTCCTACACCCGGTCGGACGCCCAGCGTGAGGACCGCAAGCACCTGGTCAGCGTCCTCCCCGTGGACGGCACGCTGCGGCTGCCCGAAGGCACCCAGCTGGTGGAAAAGGGACGCTCGACCAACCCCGCCTACGGCCCCGTGCCGATGGAAGGGTTCGTCACCTCCAGCTACCACAGCGCAGCGCTGGGCAGGTCGTTCGGCCTGGCCCTGATCAAGAACGGACGCAACCGCATCGGCGAAACGCTGGTGGCAGCCGCCGGCGACCAGCTGGTGGACGTGGTTGTCGCAGAAACAGTGCTTTTTGACTCTGAAGGGACCCGTAAAGATGGCTGA
- the purU gene encoding formyltetrahydrofolate deformylase: protein MTVTETHIPASKAPTTVEHVLTLDCPEGPGIVHAVSGFLLEHGCDIIDNKQFGERSEGHFFMRVHFVSEGDESTLDVLRSSFAPVAEKFGMRWQLERHGSKRKVLIMVSKFGHCLNDLLFRARIGELPVDVVAVVSNHRDHQALVEWHGIPFHHIPVTAETKPSAEAALMELVDGLDVELVVLARYMQVLSDDLTRQLDGRAINIHHSFLPSFKGAKPYHQAYARGVKTVGATAHYVNAELDEGPIISQQVVDVDHTYGPEDLVADGRDTECKALSNAVKWHCEGRVILQGNRTVVLR, encoded by the coding sequence ATGACTGTTACTGAAACCCATATCCCCGCATCAAAAGCGCCCACCACCGTGGAACACGTCCTGACCCTGGACTGCCCCGAGGGGCCTGGCATTGTGCACGCCGTCTCCGGGTTCCTGCTGGAGCACGGCTGCGACATCATCGACAACAAGCAGTTCGGTGAGCGCTCCGAAGGCCACTTCTTCATGCGCGTGCACTTCGTCTCCGAAGGCGATGAGTCCACGCTGGACGTTTTGCGGTCTTCGTTCGCCCCGGTGGCCGAAAAGTTCGGCATGCGCTGGCAGCTGGAACGCCACGGGTCCAAGCGCAAGGTGCTGATCATGGTGTCCAAGTTCGGGCACTGCCTCAACGACCTGCTCTTCCGCGCCCGCATCGGCGAATTGCCCGTGGACGTGGTGGCCGTGGTGTCCAACCACCGGGACCACCAGGCGCTGGTGGAGTGGCACGGCATCCCGTTCCACCACATCCCGGTCACGGCGGAGACCAAGCCCTCAGCGGAAGCTGCGCTGATGGAACTGGTGGACGGGCTCGACGTCGAACTGGTGGTGCTGGCCCGCTACATGCAGGTGCTCAGCGATGACCTGACCCGCCAGCTCGACGGCCGGGCCATCAACATCCACCACTCGTTCCTGCCCAGCTTCAAGGGTGCCAAGCCTTACCACCAGGCCTACGCCCGCGGTGTCAAGACTGTGGGTGCCACCGCGCACTACGTCAACGCGGAGCTGGATGAGGGACCCATCATCTCCCAGCAGGTGGTGGACGTGGACCACACGTACGGGCCCGAGGACCTGGTGGCCGACGGCCGCGACACTGAATGCAAGGCCCTCTCCAACGCGGTGAAGTGGCACTGCGAAGGACGGGTCATCCTGCAGGGCAACCGCACCGTGGTGCTCCGCTAG
- a CDS encoding TetR/AcrR family transcriptional regulator, translating to MTAFPDRPAAPRYGKGREALLRAAVDVVAQKGLRGLTYRAVAEAAGVNNSLVAHHFGTRDALIEAALLWSSEQSIGASRLREAAENGGTFTEALLELLLEDPGLQEFQYEMILEARRRPELAGPVARLYESYVGALSEGLEAFGVQGDVHVVARSLFAALDGLVLQYLAGVGREEIAGALEEVHQAVLLRRGAQSG from the coding sequence ATGACCGCTTTCCCTGACCGTCCCGCCGCGCCCAGATATGGCAAGGGCCGCGAAGCCCTGCTTCGGGCCGCGGTGGATGTGGTGGCGCAGAAGGGCCTGCGCGGACTCACATACCGTGCGGTGGCGGAGGCGGCGGGCGTCAACAACAGCCTGGTCGCCCACCATTTCGGGACCCGGGACGCCCTGATCGAGGCAGCGCTCCTGTGGTCATCGGAGCAGTCCATCGGCGCGTCACGGCTGCGGGAAGCAGCCGAAAACGGCGGGACTTTCACGGAGGCGCTGCTGGAACTGCTGCTTGAAGATCCGGGGCTGCAGGAGTTCCAGTACGAGATGATCCTCGAGGCCCGGCGCCGCCCGGAGCTGGCGGGGCCGGTAGCCAGGCTGTACGAGAGCTACGTTGGCGCGCTGTCGGAGGGGCTTGAGGCTTTCGGCGTCCAGGGTGACGTCCACGTGGTGGCCCGCTCACTGTTCGCCGCGCTGGATGGACTGGTGCTGCAGTACCTCGCGGGCGTGGGGCGGGAGGAGATCGCTGGCGCCCTGGAGGAAGTGCACCAGGCGGTTCTCCTGCGGCGGGGAGCACAGAGCGGCTAG
- a CDS encoding L-serine ammonia-lyase has product MALSVLDLFSVGIGPSSSHTVGPMRAAKLFADGLKGDGQLAATARVQTELFGSLGATGRGHGSDKAVVLGLKGLDPETVDTFTADDQVAAAALDAELHIAGAHRVDFNWEEDVVLHRRKSLPAHPNGMTFRALDHTGAVLSERSFYSIGGGFVVDGDAEGGDKVVPDDTVLPYPFSTADELLQICSREGMSISDVMLANELTWRSEAELREQLLGLWAVMRECVENGCNAEGILPGGLNVTRRAPALFRTLTASAATAEAAAASPSPVQAPADPLLAMEWVNLFALAVNEENAAGGRIVTAPTNGAAGIVPAVLHYYVKFVPGADDDGVVRFLLAAAAVGILFKTNASISGAEVGCQGEVGSACSMAAAGLCEVLGGTPAQVENAAEVGIEHNLGLTCDPVGGLVQIPCIERNAIASVKAINAARLALHGDGSHKVSLDKAIKTMRDTGADMKTKYKETSRGGLAVNVIEC; this is encoded by the coding sequence ATGGCGCTCAGCGTCCTTGACCTCTTTTCCGTCGGCATCGGGCCCTCGTCGTCACACACGGTGGGCCCGATGCGGGCGGCCAAGCTGTTCGCCGACGGGCTGAAGGGCGACGGCCAGCTGGCCGCCACCGCCCGGGTGCAGACCGAACTGTTTGGCTCCCTCGGCGCCACCGGCCGCGGGCACGGCTCGGACAAGGCAGTGGTCCTGGGGCTGAAGGGCCTGGACCCGGAAACCGTGGATACCTTCACCGCCGACGACCAGGTGGCAGCCGCCGCGCTGGACGCCGAACTCCACATCGCGGGGGCGCACCGGGTGGACTTCAACTGGGAAGAGGACGTGGTGCTCCACCGGCGCAAGTCCCTTCCCGCGCACCCCAACGGCATGACCTTCCGGGCCCTGGACCACACAGGTGCCGTCCTGAGCGAGCGGAGCTTCTACTCGATCGGCGGCGGCTTCGTGGTGGACGGCGACGCCGAGGGCGGGGACAAAGTGGTGCCGGATGACACCGTGCTGCCCTACCCGTTCTCCACGGCGGACGAACTCCTGCAGATCTGCAGCCGCGAAGGCATGTCCATCTCCGACGTCATGCTGGCCAACGAACTCACCTGGCGCAGCGAAGCGGAACTCCGCGAGCAGCTGCTGGGGCTGTGGGCCGTTATGCGCGAATGCGTGGAGAACGGCTGCAACGCCGAAGGCATCCTGCCCGGAGGCCTGAACGTCACCCGCCGGGCGCCCGCCCTGTTCCGCACCCTGACGGCCTCGGCCGCCACCGCCGAAGCCGCGGCAGCGTCGCCGTCGCCCGTCCAGGCACCGGCGGACCCGCTGCTGGCGATGGAATGGGTGAACCTCTTCGCGCTGGCCGTGAACGAGGAGAACGCCGCCGGCGGGCGGATCGTCACCGCCCCCACCAACGGAGCCGCGGGCATCGTGCCTGCCGTCCTGCACTACTACGTGAAGTTTGTTCCGGGAGCCGACGACGACGGTGTGGTCCGCTTCCTGCTGGCGGCGGCCGCCGTCGGAATCCTGTTCAAAACCAACGCCTCCATCTCCGGCGCCGAAGTGGGCTGCCAAGGCGAGGTGGGCTCCGCCTGCTCGATGGCTGCGGCCGGGCTCTGCGAAGTGCTCGGTGGAACCCCCGCGCAGGTGGAAAACGCCGCCGAGGTGGGCATCGAGCACAACCTGGGCCTGACCTGTGACCCCGTGGGCGGCCTGGTGCAGATCCCCTGCATCGAGCGGAACGCGATCGCCAGCGTGAAGGCGATCAACGCGGCCCGGCTGGCCCTGCACGGGGACGGCAGCCACAAGGTCTCGCTGGACAAGGCCATCAAGACCATGCGTGACACCGGAGCCGACATGAAAACCAAGTACAAGGAAACCTCCCGAGGAGGCCTCGCCGTGAATGTGATCGAGTGCTGA